The Bacteroidota bacterium genome window below encodes:
- a CDS encoding CopD family protein: MYFTSVFIHIIAAAIWIGGMVFFAIVLLPAIRKHPEKAMLIHAVGLKFRLVGWPVLSLLLITGLYNIHIRQIPLLELTDSKYGRLILYKLILFLTTIVISAIHDFYIGMKATEIWMTHNNENDPGGYRAFARWAGRINLLLALTAAGIGVAFVRGL; the protein is encoded by the coding sequence ATGTATTTCACTTCTGTTTTTATACATATTATCGCTGCGGCCATCTGGATTGGAGGAATGGTATTTTTTGCCATTGTACTTCTCCCTGCTATTAGAAAGCATCCCGAAAAGGCAATGCTTATTCATGCGGTGGGTTTGAAATTCAGGCTGGTCGGATGGCCCGTTCTTTCTTTGTTATTAATTACAGGTTTATACAATATACATATCAGGCAGATCCCGTTGTTAGAGTTAACGGATAGCAAATATGGAAGATTGATTTTGTATAAGCTGATACTTTTTCTGACAACTATTGTGATAAGTGCCATCCATGATTTCTATATTGGCATGAAAGCAACTGAGATATGGATGACACACAACAATGAAAATGACCCCGGTGGGTACCGCGCCTTTGCACGATGGGCCGGGAGAATAAATCTTCTACTTGCATTAACAGCCGCCGGAATAGGTGTGGCATTTGTAAGGGGATTATAA